The following are encoded in a window of Streptomyces sp. 11x1 genomic DNA:
- a CDS encoding DUF485 domain-containing protein, whose amino-acid sequence MQSSTGRPRRRGGGSESPVEQHEGHGLASADVRFDDPWYDALASGWGELDGTGGPAPVTADARESRGEGAADVYLEVQRSAAFQEVRSRYRRFVIPGVALFFTWYVAYVVAATTAPELMARPVAGAVNVAMLAGLGQFLTTFLFTWAYARHARLRRDRAALDLRWDTQELTRGVRGGAR is encoded by the coding sequence ATGCAGTCAAGCACCGGCCGTCCCCGTCGACGCGGGGGCGGTTCTGAGAGCCCGGTTGAGCAGCACGAGGGGCACGGCCTCGCCAGCGCGGACGTGCGGTTCGACGATCCCTGGTACGACGCGCTGGCCTCCGGCTGGGGGGAGTTGGACGGCACCGGCGGACCGGCCCCGGTCACGGCCGACGCGCGGGAGAGCCGCGGCGAGGGCGCGGCGGACGTCTATCTGGAGGTCCAGCGGAGCGCGGCCTTCCAGGAGGTCCGCAGCCGCTACCGCAGGTTCGTGATCCCGGGTGTCGCCCTCTTCTTCACCTGGTACGTGGCCTACGTCGTGGCGGCGACCACCGCCCCGGAGCTGATGGCACGGCCGGTGGCGGGCGCGGTGAACGTGGCGATGCTGGCGGGGCTCGGGCAGTTCCTCACGACGTTCCTGTTCACCTGGGCCTACGCACGCCACGCGAGGCTGCGCCGGGACCGGGCGGCGCTCGATCTGCGCTGGGACACCCAGGAGTTGA